The following are encoded together in the Pedobacter sp. D749 genome:
- a CDS encoding HPF/RaiA family ribosome-associated protein has product MTIQLNTDKNLTIHQEYDEKIQTQLNEGLSRYSDLITRLEVHLSDENGSKDGLDDKRCLLEARITGKEPLAVTNMGNTYDLAITGALTKLKSALEKVAGKMKSH; this is encoded by the coding sequence ATGACGATCCAACTGAATACCGACAAAAATTTAACCATACACCAGGAATACGACGAAAAAATCCAAACCCAGTTAAATGAAGGTTTGAGCAGATACAGCGATTTAATTACGCGCTTAGAAGTTCATCTATCTGATGAAAACGGCAGTAAAGATGGTTTAGACGATAAAAGATGTTTGTTGGAGGCCAGAATAACCGGAAAAGAACCTTTAGCCGTTACCAATATGGGCAATACCTACGATTTAGCCATTACAGGCGCTTTAACCAAGCTGAAAAGCGCGCTTGAAAAAGTGGCTGGAAAAATGAAAAGTCACTAA
- a CDS encoding histidine phosphatase family protein, with protein MKEIYIIRHGETELNRQGIVQGRGVNSDLNDLGRAQAEAFYQKYKDIPFDKIYTSDLKRTWQTVQKFIDAKLPWEKLSGLDELAWGVWEGKPNTEDAREAFREMLQSWEDGDYTAHFEGGESVQDVYERLKQPMEVLMTRPEEKTVLLCMHGRAMRVFLCLLLDKPLSLMTEFPHQNTVLYKMGFEDGKFTVLEFNSAVHLDSLVIGE; from the coding sequence ATGAAAGAAATATACATCATACGCCACGGCGAAACGGAATTGAACAGACAAGGCATAGTACAGGGCAGAGGTGTAAATTCTGACTTAAATGATTTAGGAAGGGCACAGGCAGAGGCTTTTTATCAAAAATATAAGGATATTCCTTTTGATAAGATTTACACTTCTGATTTAAAACGTACCTGGCAAACTGTTCAGAAGTTTATTGATGCTAAATTACCCTGGGAAAAGCTTTCGGGATTAGATGAGTTGGCATGGGGTGTTTGGGAAGGAAAACCAAATACTGAAGATGCGCGTGAGGCTTTCCGTGAGATGTTGCAAAGCTGGGAAGATGGAGATTATACGGCTCATTTTGAAGGGGGCGAAAGCGTGCAGGATGTTTACGAGCGTTTGAAACAACCAATGGAAGTTTTAATGACCAGACCTGAAGAAAAAACAGTTTTACTTTGCATGCATGGTAGAGCAATGCGTGTTTTTCTTTGCTTATTATTAGACAAACCATTAAGCCTGATGACCGAATTCCCACACCAGAACACCGTACTTTATAAAATGGGTTTTGAAGATGGAAAATTTACCGTACTCGAATTTAATAGTGCCGTTCATTTAGATAGTTTAGTAATCGGGGAATAA
- a CDS encoding menaquinone biosynthetic enzyme MqnA/MqnD family protein, which produces MNKIKISAVAYTNTKAFIYGLEHSDIINKIDLSLDIPSDCAAKVINGQADIGLMPVAAIPLVPNANIVADYCIGSDGGVNSVFIFSEVPAQEIKTVRLDAHSRTSNNLAKVLLKFYWKKEVEFTTDPTAKTDAFVLIGDRTFGKKEDFAYAYDMGEEWKNFTGLPFMYAAWVANKEISQDFKDQFNAALKFGLDHRKEVLQELPEVLNFDLEDYLYHKLQFEVTDERKKALNLFLGYIEELEKVTI; this is translated from the coding sequence TTGAATAAGATTAAAATATCGGCTGTTGCTTACACCAACACTAAAGCTTTTATATACGGACTAGAACATTCTGACATCATAAATAAAATTGATTTAAGTTTAGATATCCCTTCTGATTGTGCAGCTAAAGTAATTAACGGTCAGGCTGATATTGGCTTAATGCCTGTAGCAGCTATTCCCCTGGTTCCAAATGCCAATATTGTAGCCGATTATTGTATCGGAAGTGATGGTGGTGTAAATTCGGTATTCATTTTTAGTGAAGTTCCTGCCCAGGAAATTAAAACAGTAAGGCTGGATGCCCATTCCCGTACATCAAACAATTTAGCCAAAGTTTTACTGAAATTCTACTGGAAAAAAGAAGTGGAATTTACGACTGATCCAACTGCAAAAACAGATGCCTTTGTTTTAATAGGAGACAGGACATTTGGTAAAAAAGAAGATTTCGCTTACGCTTATGATATGGGTGAGGAGTGGAAAAACTTTACCGGTTTACCCTTTATGTATGCAGCCTGGGTGGCCAACAAAGAAATTTCGCAGGACTTTAAAGATCAATTTAATGCCGCTTTAAAATTTGGCCTTGATCATAGAAAAGAAGTTTTGCAAGAGTTACCGGAGGTATTGAATTTCGATCTGGAAGATTACCTTTACCATAAACTTCAATTTGAGGTTACCGATGAAAGAAAGAAAGCGCTCAATCTGTTTCTAGGATATATTGAAGAATTGGAAAAAGTAACTATATAA
- the mutS gene encoding DNA mismatch repair protein MutS, with product MQQYNAIKAKYPGALLLFRVGDFYETFGEDAIKTAQILGIVLTRRGTGPNGGALELAGFPHHSLDNYLSKLVRAGQRVAICDQLEDPKTTKTIVKRGVTELVTPGVAYGDNIVNQKSNNFLACVFFDKTQLGVSFLDISTGEFLIAQGNSDYIDKLLQGFKPTEVIFQKSKRQVFTENFGDRFYTFGLDEWPFTTDFGNETLMKHFEVSSLKGFGVERLQSGIVAAGVILHYLGETEHRNLQHISSIGRIEEDRYMWLDRFTIRNLELVNSPNDNAVTLFDILDHTCTPMGARLLQKWIIMPLKELKPIQERLGMVEYFVKHEELQGEFLNNIKQIGDLERLISKVGLQRVGPRELVALKRALYHIEAVKKLAADSKNPFLIKIADQLNPCLAIRDRIERELQPEPPALLIKGNVIADGIDEDLDRLRKIAFGGKDYLVQIQKREAEATGIPSLKIAFNNVFGYYLEVTHTHKDKVPEGWIRKQTLVNAERYITPELKEYEDQILGAEEKIQAIEIRLYNELMYETASYIKPIQLDSFLIAQLDCLLCFAQLAVKNHYNKPKVTENKVLDIKGGRHPVIEKQLPVGQEYITNDVYLDTESQQIIMITGPNMAGKSAILRQTALIVLMAQMGSFVPAKDAEVGIVDKIFTRVGASDNISSGESTFMVEMNETASILNNISDDSLILLDEIGRGTSTYDGISIAWAIAEFLHQHPTARPKTLFATHYHELNELANTMPRIKNFNVSVKEMTNKVIFLRKLIPGGSEHSFGIHVAKMAGMPTKLIGRANEILKKLEIDRTEGQSIKDSIKKVQNQAYQLQMFAIDDPVLVKIRDTLNNLDVNALTPVEALLKLDEIQRLIKN from the coding sequence ATGCAGCAGTACAACGCAATTAAAGCGAAGTATCCGGGTGCACTTTTACTATTTAGGGTTGGCGATTTTTATGAAACCTTTGGCGAAGATGCCATTAAAACGGCACAGATTTTAGGTATAGTACTCACCAGAAGAGGCACTGGCCCAAATGGCGGTGCATTGGAACTGGCTGGTTTTCCGCACCACTCGTTAGATAATTACCTTTCTAAACTGGTTAGAGCTGGTCAGCGTGTAGCCATATGCGATCAACTCGAGGACCCTAAAACCACAAAAACCATTGTTAAACGTGGTGTAACCGAGTTGGTTACCCCTGGAGTAGCTTATGGTGATAATATTGTAAACCAAAAATCGAATAATTTCCTTGCCTGCGTTTTCTTTGATAAAACACAACTGGGCGTTTCATTTTTAGATATTTCAACAGGTGAATTTTTAATTGCACAGGGCAATAGCGATTATATTGATAAACTTTTACAAGGCTTTAAGCCGACAGAGGTTATTTTTCAGAAATCTAAAAGACAGGTGTTTACCGAAAACTTCGGCGACCGTTTTTACACTTTTGGTTTAGATGAATGGCCGTTTACTACTGATTTTGGAAACGAAACCCTGATGAAACACTTTGAGGTTTCATCTTTAAAAGGTTTTGGGGTGGAGCGTTTGCAGAGCGGAATTGTAGCAGCTGGTGTAATTTTACACTATCTGGGCGAAACTGAACACCGGAATTTACAACATATCAGTTCGATAGGCCGTATTGAGGAAGACCGCTATATGTGGTTAGACCGTTTCACCATTCGCAATCTCGAATTAGTGAATTCACCAAATGATAATGCGGTAACCTTGTTCGATATTCTGGATCATACCTGTACCCCAATGGGTGCGCGTTTGTTGCAGAAGTGGATCATTATGCCATTAAAAGAATTGAAACCAATCCAGGAACGACTTGGAATGGTGGAGTATTTTGTAAAACATGAGGAACTACAAGGCGAATTTTTAAACAACATTAAACAGATTGGTGATTTAGAACGACTCATTTCTAAAGTGGGCCTGCAACGTGTTGGTCCAAGAGAACTGGTTGCCTTAAAACGTGCGCTTTACCATATCGAAGCAGTTAAAAAACTGGCTGCCGATTCTAAAAATCCTTTCCTGATTAAAATAGCAGATCAGTTAAATCCATGTTTGGCTATCCGCGATAGGATTGAAAGGGAATTGCAGCCCGAGCCACCAGCTTTGCTGATTAAGGGGAATGTAATTGCCGATGGAATAGACGAAGATTTAGACCGCTTGCGTAAAATTGCCTTTGGTGGTAAAGATTACCTGGTGCAGATCCAGAAACGCGAAGCAGAGGCAACAGGAATTCCATCCTTAAAAATTGCCTTTAATAATGTTTTTGGTTACTATTTAGAAGTTACCCATACCCATAAAGATAAAGTGCCGGAGGGCTGGATCCGTAAACAAACGCTGGTAAATGCGGAGCGTTACATTACACCGGAGCTTAAAGAATACGAGGATCAGATTTTAGGTGCGGAAGAAAAGATACAGGCTATTGAAATTAGATTGTATAATGAACTGATGTATGAAACAGCCAGTTACATTAAACCGATCCAGCTTGATTCATTTTTAATTGCACAGCTCGATTGTTTATTGTGTTTCGCACAGCTGGCTGTTAAAAACCACTATAACAAACCCAAAGTTACCGAGAATAAGGTGCTTGATATTAAAGGCGGGCGCCACCCGGTAATTGAAAAACAACTGCCAGTGGGGCAGGAATACATTACGAATGATGTATACCTCGATACTGAGAGTCAGCAGATTATTATGATTACTGGTCCCAACATGGCGGGTAAGTCGGCCATTTTAAGGCAAACTGCGCTGATTGTACTGATGGCGCAAATGGGTTCCTTCGTTCCTGCCAAGGATGCAGAAGTGGGTATTGTAGATAAGATTTTTACCCGTGTAGGGGCATCTGATAATATTTCATCAGGGGAAAGTACATTCATGGTCGAAATGAATGAAACGGCCAGTATCCTGAACAATATTTCGGATGATAGTTTAATCTTACTCGATGAAATTGGCCGCGGAACGAGTACCTATGATGGTATTTCAATTGCCTGGGCAATTGCTGAGTTTTTGCATCAGCACCCAACAGCGCGACCAAAAACCTTATTCGCTACACACTACCATGAGCTTAACGAACTGGCCAACACCATGCCGCGCATTAAAAACTTTAATGTATCGGTAAAAGAAATGACCAATAAGGTGATCTTTTTAAGGAAACTGATTCCTGGTGGCAGTGAACATAGTTTTGGGATACATGTAGCAAAAATGGCCGGCATGCCAACAAAACTAATCGGTCGGGCCAATGAGATCCTGAAAAAACTGGAAATAGACCGTACAGAAGGACAAAGCATCAAAGACAGCATTAAAAAAGTACAGAACCAGGCTTACCAATTACAGATGTTCGCGATTGATGATCCTGTTTTGGTGAAAATCCGCGATACACTCAATAATTTGGATGTAAACGCGTTAACACCTGTTGAGGCGCTGTTAAAATTAGACGAAATACAGCGGTTAATAAAAAATTAG